A stretch of the Sphingobacterium thalpophilum genome encodes the following:
- a CDS encoding TPM domain-containing protein → MHRSQQLYLYILFCLSCCLGGEAVFGQYTVDNIPSPKQKGQDYFVSNPDGILSSGTVAELDGLSTQIEAATKSEYAIVLVNDYVGDSDFDFALKLFNTWGIGKKESNNGLLLFIAKDRREYRFITGYGMESTLPDVYLKRIGEKYLVPHFRNGDYDQGVLEASQFIKTILLSPDSRAELERLMPEAIPIWSLRNPILRNTLLVLALFALCYIWLDRLTKAVKGKLSRKSNYFPPLVSGCGCMGMLMFVSVFVCAFALNNLEEVYQWKNLPYFMFVFGSVTLAMKYNASQAQIVNSYRDEENIQHALRKFRAWGLLPLLLSPLALFDFFGINKRIRRNTLRLAPPDHSGSWLRMNRDDAAFRQSAYLDKGQLLEEKLGSRAYEIWVDKTTKETKLIPWDGKAGYVDCPECHYRTLETGLSRTIRAATYSSQGLAERFDKCKHCGHRVSHGEYTIPVKARSSSSSGGGSGSSSRSSGGGGGSFGGGSSGGGGAGGRW, encoded by the coding sequence ATGCATAGATCACAACAGCTTTATCTATATATCTTATTTTGCCTGAGTTGCTGCCTGGGCGGGGAGGCTGTTTTTGGCCAATATACAGTTGATAATATACCTAGTCCAAAGCAGAAAGGACAAGACTATTTTGTCTCTAACCCTGATGGGATTCTGTCATCGGGAACAGTAGCTGAACTGGATGGTTTATCCACACAGATTGAGGCCGCTACAAAAAGTGAATATGCCATCGTATTGGTCAATGACTATGTGGGTGACAGCGATTTTGATTTTGCGTTGAAGCTATTTAATACCTGGGGCATAGGTAAGAAGGAAAGCAATAATGGTTTATTGTTGTTTATTGCCAAAGATCGGAGGGAATACCGCTTTATAACGGGATATGGCATGGAGAGTACGTTGCCCGATGTTTATCTGAAGAGGATCGGTGAGAAATATCTGGTTCCTCATTTCCGGAACGGAGATTACGATCAGGGGGTTCTGGAGGCTTCCCAATTTATTAAAACTATTTTGCTGTCCCCTGACAGCAGAGCCGAACTGGAGCGTTTGATGCCGGAAGCAATACCGATCTGGAGCTTAAGAAATCCGATTTTGCGTAACACGCTGCTGGTTCTGGCCCTATTTGCTCTCTGCTATATCTGGCTGGATAGGCTGACCAAGGCCGTAAAAGGAAAACTCAGCAGGAAAAGCAACTATTTTCCACCCTTGGTGAGTGGCTGTGGCTGCATGGGTATGCTGATGTTTGTCAGTGTATTTGTCTGTGCTTTTGCCTTGAATAACCTTGAGGAAGTCTACCAATGGAAGAATCTGCCGTATTTTATGTTTGTTTTTGGCAGTGTCACGCTAGCTATGAAGTATAATGCCAGCCAAGCCCAGATTGTGAACTCGTATCGGGATGAGGAGAATATCCAGCATGCGCTGCGTAAGTTCCGCGCATGGGGCTTGCTGCCTCTGTTGCTGAGCCCACTGGCCCTTTTTGATTTTTTCGGGATCAATAAGCGCATCCGACGAAATACGCTTCGTCTGGCGCCCCCGGATCATTCAGGCAGCTGGCTGCGTATGAATCGAGATGATGCGGCGTTCCGGCAAAGCGCCTATCTTGATAAGGGGCAGCTTCTGGAGGAAAAACTTGGCAGCCGGGCGTATGAAATCTGGGTGGATAAGACCACAAAGGAAACCAAATTGATCCCTTGGGATGGAAAGGCAGGATATGTGGATTGTCCCGAGTGCCATTATCGCACCTTGGAAACAGGGCTGTCGCGAACCATCCGGGCGGCAACATACAGTTCGCAAGGGTTGGCCGAACGTTTTGATAAATGTAAACATTGCGGCCATCGGGTCTCTCATGGAGAGTATACGATACCGGTCAAGGCACGGTCTTCATCCAGCAGTGGCGGCGGAAGCGGGTCTAGTAGCAGAAGTTCTGGTGGCGGAGGCGGAAGTTTCGGTGGCGGCTCATCCGGTGGCGGCGGCGCTGGCGGACGGTGGTAA
- a CDS encoding phosphatidate cytidylyltransferase: MSEVSNPKDKFADVPVRVRSWGYIVFVLAIAFVPQTTSLLFVSWLTFQGMREFMKMFVPNFSFALVSAIVTGLLQLILLNYCSYTGYVFWATLLCLGIGLFFRLAQKTAMGATIAMTFGAAACLLAFSQLVFIRAVEIHQNEWMGLRLVAYIIVLTELNDVFQYLMGKFFGKRKIVPRISPNKTVAGCIGGIGLTIILSNILGYLLLPFGDFICFSLLGLLFGGLGFCGDVLFSFLKRRTGVKDTGTLIPGHGGLLDRIDSLLFNAPVFYGLICLIEMTNL; this comes from the coding sequence ATGAGTGAGGTATCCAATCCGAAGGACAAGTTTGCTGACGTACCTGTCCGAGTCAGGAGCTGGGGCTATATTGTGTTTGTATTGGCGATTGCTTTCGTTCCACAAACGACATCTTTGCTGTTTGTTTCCTGGCTGACGTTTCAGGGCATGCGTGAATTTATGAAGATGTTTGTGCCCAATTTTAGTTTTGCGTTGGTCTCTGCTATTGTAACAGGCCTATTGCAGCTGATCCTTTTAAACTACTGTTCATACACCGGCTACGTATTCTGGGCGACACTATTGTGCCTAGGCATCGGTCTGTTTTTCCGTTTGGCACAGAAAACAGCGATGGGAGCTACTATTGCAATGACCTTTGGAGCGGCTGCCTGCCTACTTGCATTCAGCCAGCTGGTTTTTATCCGGGCAGTAGAAATTCATCAGAATGAGTGGATGGGGTTGCGGCTTGTGGCCTATATCATCGTTTTAACGGAACTGAACGATGTATTCCAATACCTCATGGGTAAATTTTTTGGTAAACGAAAGATCGTTCCGCGCATCAGCCCAAATAAAACTGTTGCCGGATGTATCGGCGGTATCGGACTCACAATAATTTTAAGTAATATCTTGGGCTATCTGTTATTACCATTTGGAGATTTTATCTGCTTTTCGTTGCTAGGTCTGCTCTTCGGTGGTTTAGGATTTTGCGGTGATGTGCTTTTCTCCTTTTTGAAACGCAGGACAGGAGTCAAGGATACGGGGACGTTAATCCCTGGGCATGGTGGCTTATTGGATCGGATAGATAGCCTGCTTTTTAATGCGCCTGTTTTCTATGGTTTGATTTGTTTGATAGAAATGACGAATTTGTAA
- a CDS encoding patatin-like phospholipase family protein — MNYQRAVLFSGGGTRFGLYLGMYAALDELGLKPDLLIATCGGSLAAAIIQAFARDAERKSYLQSEEFYRFFCGHQLTEQRHLGELGWYALKKQWDKRCAPYLEDVFDRYLVKMEHDLSPLLPTLNRPFSEEIPSVIIGSRMLFDRSEVEERRGERKLYQKILMGNTTVLSNVNLDSIQIQGENYDRSAVAPTIAINSAVTLLEAVRISMSDMFYIEPIQRNGEYYAGGAIDLVPVELAQSLAAEVICERKQPYKLQEEGLVRAVLGFSGNQRLRDIDQQYQGIRWIDTRDAAEQLVGNYCKKGIDWRRFEIRLSLPTSLDEFAAAMEAQWNYGYSKTIELRMG; from the coding sequence ATGAATTATCAACGGGCAGTTTTATTTTCAGGTGGTGGTACTCGTTTTGGCTTGTACCTGGGAATGTATGCGGCATTGGACGAACTGGGATTAAAACCGGATTTACTGATTGCTACCTGCGGCGGATCATTGGCTGCTGCGATTATCCAGGCTTTTGCAAGGGATGCAGAGCGGAAATCTTATCTCCAGTCCGAAGAGTTTTATCGCTTTTTCTGCGGACATCAGCTTACGGAGCAGCGTCATCTGGGCGAACTGGGTTGGTATGCGCTAAAAAAGCAGTGGGATAAACGGTGTGCTCCTTATCTGGAAGATGTCTTTGATCGTTATCTGGTCAAGATGGAACATGATCTGTCCCCCTTATTACCGACTTTGAACCGCCCATTTTCGGAGGAGATTCCTTCGGTTATTATTGGTTCGAGAATGCTTTTCGACCGTTCGGAAGTTGAGGAGAGACGCGGCGAACGTAAGCTTTATCAGAAAATCCTGATGGGTAATACAACTGTCCTATCGAACGTAAATCTGGATAGCATTCAAATTCAAGGTGAAAATTATGATAGAAGTGCTGTTGCCCCAACGATAGCAATAAATTCAGCGGTAACCTTGTTGGAGGCTGTTCGTATTTCCATGTCCGATATGTTTTATATAGAGCCGATACAGCGGAATGGGGAATATTATGCCGGCGGAGCCATTGATCTGGTTCCTGTGGAGCTAGCACAGTCTTTGGCGGCGGAAGTGATCTGTGAGCGGAAGCAGCCATATAAATTGCAGGAAGAAGGATTGGTCAGGGCTGTATTGGGTTTTAGCGGGAATCAACGCCTGCGGGATATTGATCAGCAATATCAGGGGATTCGATGGATAGATACAAGAGATGCAGCGGAGCAGCTTGTAGGAAACTATTGCAAAAAAGGCATCGATTGGCGTAGATTTGAAATAAGATTGTCCCTTCCGACCAGTCTGGATGAATTTGCGGCTGCTATGGAAGCACAGTGGAATTATGGATATAGCAAGACGATCGAGCTGCGTATGGGCTAA
- a CDS encoding phosphatase PAP2 family protein encodes MDEKRLKKVNSQLFVAIYCLLLFQLTYPLTAVYAGSLAAVPSFVFDFEQHIPFIPWMILPYMSSGLFFFLVPFYCGQKKELLCYARRFTFVTLIAAICFLLFPLRFSFDRPQVENPLFTMFFFFLEKYDSPFNQAPSLHVAYACLFWSVLRWKFNGWKKIILGTWLLMMGLGTLTVYQHQVIDLLTACILVQFSFILFPNAIEQEHNLRQESGQGGRSGYERTCGEGNSEGVNLNSDGERFERRISLTRNQQLANSYYLAGWIFMLLVLLCEGRLLLLILFVWIALLCFAVGYNYLRGNTGFLKDHRGRIPMVKKVFYAPYQLAYWLIWRFFRKKNNPPLMELLPRCYVGPRLNASELVALGLERNLVVFDLAAELEDIKLLGAMEKYYSFPLLDIAEINVHDAHVILGAMLSAYRNLDEHENMVIHCTMGYSRSMLFAILMTRELLSLDLNKAIDQVKSINRYVVLRGYAIQLMKVIVAGRS; translated from the coding sequence ATGGATGAAAAACGATTAAAAAAGGTAAATAGCCAGCTTTTTGTTGCCATCTATTGCCTGTTACTTTTTCAGCTTACCTATCCCTTGACAGCAGTCTATGCCGGCAGCTTAGCTGCGGTACCCTCCTTTGTATTCGATTTTGAGCAGCATATTCCGTTCATTCCATGGATGATCCTGCCCTATATGAGCAGTGGACTGTTTTTTTTCCTTGTGCCTTTTTACTGTGGGCAGAAGAAGGAACTTCTGTGCTATGCAAGGCGATTTACATTTGTCACCCTGATTGCTGCAATATGTTTTCTCCTTTTTCCGCTGCGGTTTTCTTTTGACCGACCACAGGTCGAAAATCCTTTATTTACCATGTTCTTTTTCTTCCTAGAGAAATATGATTCGCCTTTTAATCAGGCACCCTCCCTGCATGTCGCTTATGCCTGTCTTTTTTGGTCTGTACTGCGCTGGAAGTTCAACGGATGGAAGAAAATAATTTTGGGCACCTGGCTCCTGATGATGGGATTAGGAACATTGACCGTATATCAGCACCAAGTAATCGACCTATTGACAGCTTGTATACTGGTTCAGTTCAGTTTTATCCTCTTTCCGAATGCCATTGAACAGGAACATAATCTACGGCAGGAATCCGGACAAGGAGGGCGTTCAGGTTATGAGAGGACATGTGGTGAAGGTAATAGTGAAGGTGTGAACTTAAATAGTGACGGCGAGCGGTTTGAAAGACGTATTTCGCTGACGAGAAATCAACAGCTAGCAAATAGCTATTACCTCGCAGGGTGGATATTCATGTTGCTTGTCCTACTATGTGAAGGACGTTTATTGTTATTGATTCTGTTTGTCTGGATAGCCTTACTCTGCTTCGCCGTTGGTTACAATTACTTGCGCGGTAATACAGGATTTTTGAAGGATCATCGGGGCCGAATACCAATGGTAAAGAAAGTATTTTACGCTCCTTATCAATTAGCGTACTGGCTGATTTGGCGTTTTTTTAGAAAGAAAAATAATCCGCCGCTAATGGAGTTACTGCCCCGCTGTTACGTGGGGCCAAGGTTGAACGCTTCGGAACTCGTAGCCTTGGGACTGGAACGCAATCTGGTTGTTTTTGACCTCGCAGCTGAGCTGGAGGACATAAAACTCTTAGGGGCCATGGAAAAGTATTATTCTTTTCCTTTGCTGGATATTGCGGAGATCAATGTGCATGATGCCCACGTGATCTTAGGCGCCATGCTATCTGCTTACCGGAACTTGGATGAGCATGAAAATATGGTCATTCATTGTACAATGGGCTATAGTAGAAGTATGCTATTTGCTATTCTGATGACGCGGGAATTATTATCTTTAGATTTAAATAAAGCTATTGATCAGGTGAAGTCGATCAATAGGTATGTGGTATTGCGGGGGTATGCGATCCAGTTGATGAAAGTTATAGTCGCTGGCCGATCCTGA
- a CDS encoding bifunctional alpha/beta hydrolase/class I SAM-dependent methyltransferase, whose product MKSSYFKSFDQAELLYRVWNYQKGQKALVVLHRGHEHSERLQEMATDPQFADYSIFAFDLRGHGHTKVPVSPKFMDNVRDLDCFVSYIRTEYAVETKDVFVIANSIAGVIVSAWVHDFAPPIAGMALLAPAFEIKLYVPLANQMIALGTKLKKDLVIQSYVKAKVLTHDVEQQQAYDADPLISKSINGALLVDLLKAGERIVDDAAAIDIPVIVLSAEKDYVVKNSVQKQFFVSIASKLKTFITLRNFYHGILFESNRQKVYTYLKDFMTKAYARQRPEKGLEPDEFSVKEYEKLYHKVMPTAEKLNYALQKWTLGKIGSLSHGMNLGLQFGFDSGISLDYVYRNEPKGRLGLGKIIDKGYLEAIGWKGIRIRKQHLLRLLEENIAQVKSTGRPVKILDIAGGTGNYLFDIKEKYPEVEIVINEFMLPNIAVGEKIIKKKGLQGIRFTNYDCFDPETYSKLEFEPNIVVISGIFELFGNNEMASRAVHGATSICEENSHLVYTGQPWHPQLKMIAYVLNSHQKKDWVMRRRSQKELDRIMAYNGVIKERMLIDDYGIFTVSSGAVKTG is encoded by the coding sequence ATGAAATCAAGTTATTTTAAGAGTTTCGATCAAGCGGAACTGCTATATCGTGTTTGGAATTATCAAAAGGGACAAAAGGCTTTAGTTGTATTGCACCGTGGGCATGAACATTCAGAACGGCTGCAGGAGATGGCTACCGATCCACAGTTTGCCGATTATTCCATCTTTGCATTTGATCTGCGAGGACATGGTCATACCAAGGTGCCCGTATCACCGAAATTCATGGATAATGTGCGCGATCTGGACTGTTTTGTGTCCTATATCCGCACCGAATATGCAGTTGAGACAAAGGATGTTTTTGTCATCGCCAATAGTATTGCTGGGGTCATTGTGAGTGCTTGGGTGCATGATTTTGCACCTCCTATCGCAGGTATGGCCTTATTGGCCCCTGCCTTTGAGATTAAACTGTATGTACCACTGGCCAACCAGATGATTGCGCTTGGAACTAAGCTGAAAAAGGATCTTGTTATCCAAAGCTATGTCAAGGCGAAGGTCCTGACCCATGATGTAGAGCAACAACAGGCTTATGATGCTGATCCCCTAATCTCAAAATCCATTAATGGCGCTTTATTGGTCGACCTATTGAAAGCCGGAGAGCGTATTGTCGATGATGCGGCCGCAATCGATATCCCCGTGATTGTGCTATCCGCCGAAAAGGACTATGTGGTTAAAAACTCGGTGCAAAAGCAATTCTTCGTATCCATCGCTTCCAAGCTAAAGACATTTATTACCCTGCGCAATTTTTATCATGGTATCCTGTTTGAATCCAACAGACAGAAAGTCTATACCTATTTAAAAGATTTTATGACGAAAGCCTATGCTAGACAAAGGCCCGAAAAGGGACTGGAGCCCGACGAATTTTCCGTAAAAGAATATGAAAAATTGTACCATAAGGTGATGCCTACGGCTGAAAAACTAAACTATGCTTTACAGAAATGGACTTTAGGCAAGATCGGATCATTGAGTCATGGTATGAACCTGGGGCTTCAGTTTGGTTTTGATTCAGGAATTTCATTGGATTACGTTTATCGCAATGAGCCGAAGGGCAGATTGGGGTTAGGCAAAATCATCGACAAGGGGTACTTGGAAGCGATCGGCTGGAAAGGAATCCGTATACGTAAACAGCATCTGTTACGTCTATTGGAGGAGAATATTGCGCAGGTCAAGTCAACAGGCCGGCCTGTGAAAATCTTGGATATCGCTGGCGGCACTGGAAATTATTTATTTGACATCAAGGAAAAATATCCGGAAGTGGAGATCGTGATCAACGAGTTTATGTTGCCCAATATTGCAGTGGGTGAGAAAATCATCAAGAAGAAAGGTCTTCAGGGAATACGTTTCACTAATTACGACTGTTTTGATCCGGAGACTTACAGCAAACTGGAATTTGAACCTAATATTGTGGTGATCTCGGGTATTTTCGAATTATTTGGCAACAATGAAATGGCGAGTAGGGCGGTACATGGCGCGACTTCCATTTGTGAGGAAAATAGCCATCTGGTCTATACCGGACAGCCATGGCATCCACAATTGAAAATGATCGCCTATGTGTTGAACAGTCATCAGAAAAAGGACTGGGTCATGCGTCGACGTTCGCAGAAAGAACTGGATCGGATTATGGCTTACAATGGAGTGATCAAGGAGCGGATGCTTATTGACGATTATGGAATATTTACCGTTTCTTCGGGAGCTGTGAAGACCGGATAA
- a CDS encoding SDR family NAD(P)-dependent oxidoreductase codes for MKVFIAGGTSGIGLALAQSYLQQGAEVAVCGRDLSKLSDQLAWNALVKFEVDVCDRDALAAAVHSFCHHWTLDLFINCTGSYADDVAQRISYEEAGTMLCVNIQGTINCFEVASEVMLGQSKGQIVTIASVSGTLDFPNSSLYSKTKRAAIQVADAYRRALLPYGIAVTVIAPGYVDTTKLRELNQQDLSKKPFLISVEDAAQRILKAIQRKEEIVIFPKRMKWLMGFLGLLPHVLLSKIMFRKAKWMKND; via the coding sequence ATGAAGGTATTTATCGCAGGCGGAACAAGTGGAATAGGTTTGGCACTAGCACAAAGCTACCTGCAACAGGGAGCTGAAGTTGCGGTATGTGGTCGGGACCTGTCAAAGCTATCTGATCAGCTAGCATGGAATGCGCTCGTCAAGTTTGAAGTGGATGTATGTGATCGGGATGCTTTGGCTGCTGCCGTTCATTCCTTCTGTCATCATTGGACATTGGATCTTTTTATCAATTGTACAGGAAGCTACGCCGATGATGTAGCACAACGCATCAGTTATGAGGAGGCAGGTACAATGCTCTGCGTCAATATACAGGGAACTATCAATTGTTTTGAAGTTGCCAGCGAAGTCATGCTTGGACAATCAAAGGGGCAGATAGTAACCATAGCATCCGTCTCGGGAACTTTAGACTTTCCCAATTCAAGTTTGTACAGCAAAACAAAGCGGGCAGCAATCCAAGTGGCTGATGCTTATCGGCGGGCATTGCTTCCGTATGGAATTGCCGTGACAGTCATCGCACCCGGGTATGTGGATACAACCAAGCTCCGTGAACTTAATCAGCAGGATCTCTCCAAAAAGCCCTTTCTGATCAGTGTGGAAGATGCTGCGCAACGCATCTTAAAAGCCATACAGCGAAAGGAAGAAATCGTGATTTTTCCGAAGCGTATGAAATGGCTGATGGGATTTTTGGGTTTGCTCCCGCATGTATTATTAAGTAAAATCATGTTTAGGAAAGCCAAATGGATGAAAAACGATTAA
- a CDS encoding gluconate:H+ symporter has protein sequence MPLIIVVLGVALLLLLVTVVRLNTIFSLLITSVAVGFAMNMNAVDILKSIETGVSSTMGQLALLLAFGSLLGKLMAEGGAAEKITTKLTAVFGRKNLPWAMVLTGFLVGIPLFYNVGFIVLVPFVFMVCVSNKMPLLYVAIPLLAALSVTHGYLPPHPGATAIAVTYNADIGLTMAYGIVVAIPAIIIGGPLFGRMLKHIPTNPPAEFFPEPNQADKKELPGFAISIFTGLFPIILIAVGSFAHLIFPKDSPWLAALRFLGDPVVALMIASLVAMYTMGIRQGKSLREQSESVEEAIRGIMMILFIIAASGAFKQILVDSGVANYIADLTADLSLSPLVLAWLIAGIIRLVIGSASVAGLTAAGIMLPIVQAGNVTPELMVLATGAGSLMFSHVNDPGFWMFKSYFGVSVKDTFRSWTVMETLVSVIGLIGVLTLHWLGH, from the coding sequence ATGCCTCTAATCATTGTTGTTTTGGGAGTAGCTTTACTACTTCTTTTAGTCACTGTCGTCAGGTTAAACACGATCTTTTCATTACTGATAACCTCTGTTGCGGTCGGTTTTGCTATGAATATGAATGCCGTCGATATCCTTAAATCTATTGAAACCGGAGTGAGTAGTACCATGGGCCAGCTGGCACTTTTGTTGGCTTTCGGGTCTTTACTGGGTAAATTGATGGCGGAGGGTGGTGCTGCAGAAAAGATTACAACGAAACTAACGGCTGTATTTGGCAGAAAGAACTTACCTTGGGCAATGGTTCTTACGGGCTTTTTAGTAGGAATTCCTTTATTTTACAATGTCGGTTTCATCGTCTTGGTACCATTTGTTTTCATGGTATGTGTTTCCAATAAAATGCCCTTGCTTTATGTAGCTATTCCACTGCTGGCAGCGCTGTCCGTAACGCACGGTTATTTGCCACCACATCCGGGAGCTACGGCTATAGCGGTTACTTACAATGCGGATATAGGCTTGACGATGGCTTATGGCATTGTAGTGGCAATTCCTGCCATAATTATCGGTGGACCACTCTTTGGTAGGATGCTTAAGCATATTCCGACCAACCCACCTGCCGAGTTTTTTCCTGAACCCAATCAGGCAGATAAGAAAGAGCTTCCTGGATTTGCAATTAGCATATTTACAGGGCTGTTTCCAATAATTTTAATTGCTGTTGGTTCATTTGCACATCTAATATTCCCAAAAGATTCCCCTTGGCTGGCGGCACTACGTTTCTTGGGTGACCCGGTGGTGGCTTTAATGATTGCATCGCTAGTGGCGATGTACACGATGGGTATCCGCCAAGGTAAAAGTTTGCGGGAGCAGTCAGAAAGTGTGGAAGAAGCAATCCGTGGGATCATGATGATCCTTTTTATCATTGCAGCATCAGGCGCCTTCAAGCAAATTTTGGTAGATAGTGGTGTTGCGAACTACATCGCTGACCTAACCGCAGACTTGAGCTTGTCGCCTCTTGTGCTCGCATGGTTAATAGCCGGTATCATTCGCCTAGTTATCGGTTCGGCAAGTGTTGCCGGACTCACGGCAGCGGGCATTATGCTTCCCATTGTGCAAGCAGGAAATGTTACTCCTGAATTAATGGTACTAGCGACCGGAGCGGGCAGTCTCATGTTTTCACACGTCAACGATCCGGGGTTTTGGATGTTTAAATCTTACTTTGGAGTGAGCGTGAAGGATACATTTCGCTCATGGACGGTGATGGAAACGCTCGTTTCTGTTATTGGATTGATCGGTGTCTTGACTTTACACTGGCTTGGTCATTAA
- a CDS encoding gluconokinase, giving the protein MIIGLDIGTSSAKAVAFDYEGNILSLHSITYPILNPSEGWYEQDPEIVYAACIESIRYVMISLKQSSAEIPKPVCISVSSAMHGLIAVDSAGKPLSNCMIWADRRSEDIAVALEASEVGRLLYQQTGTPIHPMSLLCKLMWIKSNDQKLFAQSHKFIGIKEFLFYRLFGVYVVDHSIASATGLFDIHQLTWSDLALRLTGISEEKLASPVPVNYTLNMPNREIADLMHIPQDTPFVIGGSDGCLANLGVGAIRPGVASVTVGTSGAIRVASPQANQEKKQRLFTYLLRPDEYIIGGAVNNGGVLRNWFRDNFLHEFIQMEADGNPSAALDALVDSVVPGAEGLIFLPYLTGERAPHWNSNAKGVYFGIQLHHGRAHFARAMMEGMLFAIYSVGIALEENTGPIHTIYASGGLARSSLMVQMLADIFNKPVFIKNTVESSAWGAALIGLEALGIQAGEPTVKNKQAAGTHDTEHYFKPSVENHAVYMKNFQKFEHLYYLLEGEF; this is encoded by the coding sequence ATGATCATTGGATTAGACATTGGGACATCATCCGCGAAAGCTGTTGCATTTGACTACGAAGGTAACATCTTGTCGCTGCATAGTATAACTTATCCCATATTAAACCCGTCGGAAGGCTGGTACGAGCAAGATCCGGAGATTGTTTATGCTGCATGTATTGAGTCTATTAGGTATGTCATGATTAGCTTAAAGCAATCGAGTGCCGAGATACCAAAACCCGTATGCATTTCGGTAAGTAGTGCTATGCACGGACTGATCGCTGTTGACTCGGCGGGCAAGCCACTTAGCAATTGCATGATTTGGGCAGATCGCAGAAGCGAGGATATTGCAGTTGCCTTGGAGGCAAGTGAGGTGGGCAGGCTGCTTTATCAGCAGACGGGGACACCAATACATCCCATGTCCTTGCTCTGCAAATTAATGTGGATAAAGTCTAACGATCAAAAATTATTTGCGCAGTCGCACAAGTTTATCGGTATTAAAGAGTTTCTTTTTTACAGGCTCTTCGGCGTTTATGTGGTCGATCATTCCATTGCATCTGCAACAGGGCTTTTCGACATACATCAACTAACATGGTCTGATCTGGCGTTAAGATTGACGGGCATATCGGAAGAGAAACTAGCATCGCCAGTTCCGGTCAATTATACTCTAAACATGCCTAACCGAGAAATTGCGGACTTGATGCACATCCCTCAAGATACCCCTTTCGTTATAGGTGGTAGCGATGGTTGTTTGGCCAATCTCGGGGTAGGGGCTATACGTCCCGGGGTGGCTTCGGTAACTGTCGGCACCAGTGGAGCTATTCGCGTAGCGAGTCCGCAGGCAAATCAAGAAAAAAAACAAAGACTATTTACCTACCTACTGAGACCGGATGAATATATAATTGGTGGCGCGGTTAACAATGGCGGTGTATTACGCAACTGGTTTCGAGATAACTTTTTGCATGAATTTATCCAAATGGAAGCGGATGGAAATCCTTCCGCGGCGTTAGATGCTTTGGTCGACTCCGTCGTTCCCGGAGCAGAGGGCTTGATATTCTTGCCCTATTTAACCGGTGAACGGGCACCACATTGGAATTCCAATGCAAAAGGCGTTTATTTTGGAATACAGCTGCACCATGGCAGGGCGCACTTTGCACGGGCTATGATGGAAGGGATGTTGTTTGCGATTTACAGTGTAGGAATCGCATTGGAGGAGAACACCGGCCCCATTCATACGATCTATGCAAGCGGCGGCTTAGCACGTTCATCGTTGATGGTGCAAATGCTTGCAGATATTTTCAATAAACCTGTATTCATCAAAAATACGGTAGAAAGCTCTGCATGGGGAGCAGCATTGATAGGCTTGGAAGCATTGGGTATCCAGGCGGGTGAGCCTACCGTAAAAAACAAGCAAGCGGCGGGAACACACGATACTGAGCACTATTTCAAACCAAGTGTGGAGAATCACGCCGTATATATGAAGAACTTTCAGAAATTTGAACACCTGTACTATCTATTGGAAGGTGAGTTTTAA
- a CDS encoding CDP-alcohol phosphatidyltransferase family protein, which translates to MISVYKLKPKFQQLLMPILTFLHRKKVTANQITITSVLLSLIIALLFCNADRFPVFYLSLPLGLLLRMALNALDGMMARLFQQTSKMGEVLNEVGDVVSDVVIFFPLLKFHPESLYLVVGFIVLSVINEFCGLVGKVVANDRRYDGPLGKSDRALLLGVYGILSLLHISITTISVYIFAVLCLLLVLSSITRLRKALVVHE; encoded by the coding sequence ATGATTTCTGTGTATAAATTAAAACCGAAGTTTCAGCAGCTGCTGATGCCTATTTTGACCTTCTTACATCGAAAGAAGGTGACGGCCAATCAAATTACGATTACTTCGGTGCTTTTGTCTCTGATCATTGCACTGTTGTTCTGTAACGCTGATCGGTTTCCGGTTTTCTATCTGTCTTTGCCACTAGGTCTTTTGCTGCGTATGGCCTTAAATGCATTGGACGGTATGATGGCGCGTCTTTTCCAGCAGACGAGCAAGATGGGGGAAGTGCTGAATGAAGTGGGTGATGTTGTTTCTGATGTCGTCATCTTCTTTCCCTTGCTGAAATTTCACCCCGAAAGTTTATATCTGGTGGTAGGTTTTATTGTTTTGAGTGTCATCAACGAATTCTGCGGACTGGTCGGAAAGGTTGTTGCCAATGATCGTCGTTATGATGGGCCTCTGGGTAAAAGCGACCGTGCGCTGCTGCTGGGGGTCTATGGAATTTTAAGTTTGTTGCATATTTCGATAACGACTATTTCGGTCTATATTTTCGCTGTGCTATGTTTGTTATTGGTCTTAAGTTCGATAACGCGATTGAGAAAGGCATTGGTGGTACATGAGTGA